The Opitutaceae bacterium genome contains a region encoding:
- a CDS encoding response regulator transcription factor, which translates to MPTPPTATGPRIGIVEDQALVLSLLADLCRHRFGWNVVLCAKSATEATEKLKTVKPDAMLVDINLPDEDGITLSLGIKRAHPSMRIIVLSAECTEYTIYRVKQSGLDGYVDKNSDPDFIQDALLTVIRDGRTFFSPVVREIERVRAADSLAFSKILSDREHDLLPHIGMGLSDQKVGELKGISSETVRKHRENIMRKLGLSSISELVHYCIEKGFVQTRPNGDVRPAQWPPPNSS; encoded by the coding sequence GTGCCGACACCCCCCACTGCCACCGGTCCGCGAATCGGGATCGTCGAGGATCAGGCGCTTGTGCTGAGCCTCCTCGCTGACCTGTGCCGCCACCGCTTCGGATGGAACGTAGTTCTTTGCGCCAAATCCGCAACCGAGGCCACGGAGAAGCTGAAAACCGTGAAGCCGGATGCCATGCTCGTGGACATCAACCTGCCGGATGAGGACGGGATTACGCTTTCGCTGGGCATTAAGCGCGCACACCCCTCGATGCGCATCATCGTGCTTTCCGCAGAATGCACGGAGTACACCATTTACCGGGTCAAGCAGAGTGGACTTGATGGGTACGTGGACAAAAACTCCGATCCCGACTTCATCCAGGATGCTCTCCTCACGGTGATTCGCGACGGCCGGACATTCTTCAGCCCGGTCGTGCGGGAGATTGAACGCGTGAGGGCGGCGGACTCGTTGGCCTTCAGCAAGATCCTCAGCGACCGGGAGCATGACTTGCTCCCCCACATCGGCATGGGCCTTTCGGATCAGAAGGTCGGCGAGTTGAAGGGAATCTCCTCGGAGACAGTCCGCAAGCACCGCGAGAACATCATGCGCAAGCTCGGTCTTTCGAGCATCTCGGAGCTCGTGCATTACTGCATTGAGAAAGGCTTCGTTCAAACGCGCCCGAATGGGGACGTCCGTCCCGCCCAATGGCCACCGCCCAACAGTTCCTAG
- a CDS encoding pyruvate carboxylase — protein MSAQVSTQSISPVHKLMAANRSEIAVRIFRAGTELGLRTVAVFAQEDRFCIHRYKADEAYQVGEGKGPVAAYLDIDSIIAVAKEKGVDAIHPGYGFLSENAEFARACEKAGIVFVGPRPELLYMMGDKTAARAVAKRIGVPTLPGTEEPISDREEALKTAHAIGFPLIIKAAFGGGGRGMRVVHKPNELSALLDEAQAEAGRAFGNPAVFLEKYIPRAKHIEVQILGDRHGNVIHLHERDCSVQRRHQKVIEVAPSYGLPEKVVRELCDSAARMAREVRYDNAGTIEFLYDLDHHEWFFIEMNPRIQVEHTVTEVITGLDLVRAQILIAQGHSLHSPEVGMPKQDQVPRNGYAIQCRITTEDPENKFVPDYGKILAYRSPGGFGIRLDGGMGYAGAVITPFYDSMLVKIIASGQTYDIALHRTRRALIEFRIRGVKTNIPFLDNVISHPVFKSGQATTTLIDTTPELFAFKPRRDRATKLLNFLGQVTVNGNPHAKGYRPAKALAAAPLPPHSNAEPPAGTRQKLLELGARRFAKWVRDEKRLLITDTTFRDAHQSLMATRVRTYDMLAIAQEKARRAPQLFSLEMWGGATFDTTMRFLSEDPWERLRQLRARVPNICFQMLFRGANAVGYTNYPDAVVAGFVKHAASAGMDIFRIFDSLNYLPNLRVAMDAVQETHAVCEAAVCYTGDILDPNRSKYSLQYYVKLAKELERMGAHMIAIKDMAGLCRPEAAFKLVKTLREEVGLPVHFHTHDTSGVASASILRAAEAGVDVVDLALASMSGSTSQPNLNSIVASLQHTPRDTGLEIDALNAFSDYWEHVREYYAPFDTAPKTGSAEVYLHEMPGGQYTNLKEQAASMGVSHRWHEIAKLYAEVNQLFGDIVKVTPSSKVVGDMALFLFSRGIKPADVVNLEPGATPFPESVIDMLSGGLGWPEGGWPEALSRVVLGEKRHAEARARYESAIRASAVRPAGDPDALAKARTALAEKLRHEPTEDQVYSHLMYPQVFADFLKQQRDFGDVSVLPTPAFFYGLQPGEEITVRIEEGKILIIRLVSIGAPDRDGRRALSFELNGMAREAYIQDKSVAPKSVAKPKADLADPLQVAAPIPGLIASLSVSVGSKVTKGEKLAMMEAMKMQTTVFAPVDGVVAELHVAVGDTVAAKDLLLKLK, from the coding sequence GTGAGCGCACAAGTCTCCACTCAATCGATTTCACCGGTTCATAAACTCATGGCTGCAAACCGCAGCGAGATTGCGGTTCGCATCTTCAGGGCTGGCACCGAGCTGGGCCTGCGCACGGTCGCCGTCTTTGCCCAGGAGGACCGCTTTTGCATCCACCGCTACAAGGCGGATGAAGCCTATCAGGTCGGTGAGGGCAAGGGCCCCGTCGCGGCCTACCTCGACATTGATAGCATCATCGCAGTCGCGAAGGAGAAGGGAGTGGATGCCATCCACCCCGGATACGGTTTTCTCTCGGAGAACGCAGAATTCGCGCGGGCTTGCGAGAAAGCTGGAATCGTCTTCGTCGGGCCCCGACCCGAATTGCTGTACATGATGGGCGACAAGACAGCCGCACGCGCGGTGGCCAAGCGAATCGGAGTGCCGACCCTGCCCGGCACGGAGGAGCCGATCTCGGACCGCGAGGAAGCACTCAAGACGGCGCACGCGATTGGGTTCCCGCTCATCATCAAGGCCGCTTTCGGCGGAGGTGGCCGCGGAATGCGTGTAGTCCACAAACCAAACGAGCTTTCAGCACTGCTCGACGAGGCGCAGGCCGAGGCGGGGCGCGCGTTTGGCAACCCGGCCGTCTTCCTCGAGAAATACATCCCGCGCGCGAAGCATATCGAGGTGCAGATCCTGGGCGACCGGCACGGCAATGTCATTCATCTGCACGAGCGTGATTGCTCCGTGCAGCGCCGCCACCAGAAGGTGATCGAGGTGGCTCCGAGCTACGGGCTGCCGGAGAAAGTGGTGCGGGAGCTGTGCGATTCGGCTGCTCGAATGGCCCGGGAGGTGCGCTACGATAATGCGGGCACGATTGAGTTTCTCTACGATCTCGACCATCACGAGTGGTTCTTCATCGAGATGAACCCGCGTATCCAGGTGGAGCATACGGTCACCGAGGTGATCACCGGGCTCGACCTGGTGCGCGCGCAGATCCTCATCGCGCAGGGCCATTCGCTCCACTCGCCAGAGGTGGGCATGCCGAAGCAGGACCAGGTGCCGCGCAACGGCTACGCGATCCAATGCCGGATCACCACGGAAGATCCCGAGAACAAGTTCGTTCCGGATTATGGAAAGATCCTTGCCTACCGGTCTCCGGGCGGTTTTGGCATCCGCCTCGATGGTGGCATGGGCTACGCCGGCGCTGTGATCACCCCATTTTACGACTCGATGCTCGTTAAGATCATCGCGAGCGGGCAGACCTACGACATCGCGTTGCACCGTACGCGGCGCGCCTTGATCGAGTTCCGTATCCGTGGCGTAAAGACAAACATCCCGTTCCTCGACAACGTCATCAGCCACCCGGTGTTCAAGAGCGGCCAGGCGACGACGACGTTGATCGATACCACGCCCGAATTGTTTGCCTTCAAGCCGCGCCGGGATCGCGCCACCAAATTGCTCAATTTCCTCGGGCAGGTGACGGTGAATGGCAACCCGCACGCGAAGGGTTACCGACCGGCAAAGGCACTCGCCGCCGCCCCGCTGCCGCCTCATTCCAACGCGGAACCGCCGGCAGGTACACGGCAGAAGCTGCTGGAGCTGGGTGCCCGCAGGTTTGCGAAGTGGGTGCGCGACGAAAAGCGGCTCCTCATCACCGACACCACCTTTCGCGACGCCCACCAATCGCTGATGGCAACGCGTGTCCGCACCTATGACATGCTCGCCATCGCCCAGGAGAAGGCACGCCGGGCGCCGCAGCTTTTCTCGCTCGAAATGTGGGGCGGGGCCACGTTTGACACCACCATGCGGTTCCTCAGCGAAGACCCCTGGGAGCGTCTGCGCCAGCTTCGTGCCCGCGTCCCGAACATTTGCTTCCAGATGCTCTTCCGCGGGGCGAACGCCGTCGGCTACACGAATTACCCCGACGCAGTGGTCGCGGGCTTCGTGAAGCATGCGGCCTCGGCAGGCATGGACATTTTCCGCATCTTCGACTCGCTGAACTACCTGCCGAACCTGCGCGTGGCGATGGACGCCGTCCAGGAGACACATGCGGTCTGCGAGGCGGCCGTCTGCTACACGGGTGACATACTCGACCCGAATCGCTCCAAGTATTCGCTGCAGTACTACGTGAAGCTTGCCAAGGAGCTCGAGCGCATGGGCGCCCACATGATCGCGATCAAGGATATGGCAGGTCTTTGCCGCCCGGAGGCCGCCTTCAAGCTCGTGAAGACGTTGCGCGAGGAGGTCGGCCTGCCTGTGCATTTCCACACTCACGATACCAGCGGCGTCGCGTCCGCCAGCATTCTCCGGGCGGCTGAAGCCGGGGTCGACGTGGTGGATCTCGCGCTCGCCTCGATGAGCGGCAGCACTTCGCAGCCCAACCTCAATTCCATCGTGGCCTCGCTGCAGCACACGCCCCGGGATACCGGCTTGGAGATCGACGCGCTGAACGCGTTCTCCGACTACTGGGAACATGTGCGCGAGTATTACGCCCCGTTCGACACCGCGCCGAAGACCGGCTCCGCCGAGGTTTACCTGCACGAAATGCCGGGCGGCCAGTACACGAACCTGAAGGAGCAGGCCGCTTCGATGGGTGTGTCTCACCGCTGGCACGAGATCGCAAAGCTGTATGCCGAGGTGAACCAACTCTTTGGGGACATCGTCAAGGTGACCCCCTCCTCGAAGGTGGTGGGCGACATGGCCCTGTTCCTCTTCTCTCGCGGCATCAAACCCGCCGACGTGGTCAACCTCGAGCCGGGTGCGACGCCATTCCCGGAGAGTGTCATCGACATGTTGTCAGGTGGGCTCGGCTGGCCCGAGGGTGGATGGCCTGAGGCCTTGTCGCGCGTGGTGCTCGGCGAGAAGCGGCATGCGGAAGCCAGGGCTCGTTATGAATCAGCAATCCGCGCAAGCGCTGTTCGCCCGGCGGGTGACCCGGATGCGCTCGCGAAGGCGCGTACCGCACTCGCAGAAAAACTCCGCCACGAACCGACGGAAGACCAGGTGTATTCCCACCTGATGTATCCGCAGGTGTTTGCGGACTTTTTGAAACAGCAGCGCGATTTCGGCGATGTGAGCGTGTTGCCGACGCCGGCGTTCTTCTATGGCCTGCAACCCGGCGAAGAGATCACCGTGCGCATCGAAGAGGGTAAGATCCTCATCATTCGACTCGTCAGCATCGGTGCTCCGGATCGGGACGGTCGCCGCGCGTTGAGCTTCGAATTGAACGGCATGGCCCGCGAGGCCTACATCCAGGACAAGTCGGTCGCGCCCAAATCCGTCGCCAAGCCAAAGGCCGATCTCGCCGATCCCCTCCAGGTGGCTGCGCCGATTCCCGGCCTCATTGCTTCCTTGTCTGTCTCCGTTGGCTCCAAGGTCACCAAGGGCGAGAAGCTCGCGATGATGGAAGCCATGAAGATGCAGACGACCGTCTTCGCTCCCGTCGATGGCGTGGTGGCCGAACTCCACGTCGCCGTGGGAGACACAGTCGCTGCGAAAGACCTCTTGCTGAAGTTGAAGTAG
- a CDS encoding glycine--tRNA ligase, with the protein MSTPASGPEVSMETIVALSKRRGFIFPSSEIYGGINGFFDYGPLGVELKKNIRDCWWNDMVRRRDDVVGIETSIIMHPKVWEASGHVAGFTDPLVDCKVSKQRFRADQLFFAPVVIDGQTVGYVSALESERTTAELQEAAESLKRKKAIQGKLEPVQPRDMTEAKPEEIALIPSPATGEAGSLTPPRAFNMMFETNVGAMRDASSVAYLRPETAQGMFVDFKNVVDTGRVKLPFGIAQIGKSFRNEITPRNFIFRSREFEQMEMEYFIHEDADWAKSHQDWIEWCRQWLISIGLPESHLSLYAHPKEKLAFYSKGTVDIMFKYPFGVQELWGIAARGNYDLGQHAQASGKPQEIFDEATKKKFVPHVIEPAVGVDRIFLAVLCSGYAEEDVKDEKGNVEKRTVLRLSPRIAPVKVAVLPLLKNKDVLTQRAQALYKKLQRRYAVFYDESGAIGRRYRRQDEIGTPWCVTIDFDTIEKDGTFTLRDRDTMQQRRVSEQELFALLEEQVY; encoded by the coding sequence ATGTCTACGCCCGCCTCAGGTCCCGAAGTTTCGATGGAAACCATTGTCGCGTTGAGCAAGCGCCGCGGCTTCATCTTCCCGTCGTCCGAAATCTACGGCGGCATTAACGGCTTCTTCGACTATGGCCCACTGGGGGTCGAGCTGAAGAAGAACATCCGCGACTGCTGGTGGAACGACATGGTGCGCCGCCGTGATGATGTGGTCGGCATTGAAACGTCGATCATCATGCACCCGAAGGTGTGGGAAGCGTCCGGCCACGTTGCCGGGTTCACTGATCCCCTCGTTGACTGCAAGGTCTCGAAGCAGCGCTTCCGCGCCGACCAGCTCTTTTTCGCACCCGTGGTGATTGACGGACAAACGGTTGGGTACGTCAGCGCTCTTGAGAGCGAACGCACCACGGCCGAGCTCCAGGAAGCTGCCGAGAGTCTCAAGCGAAAGAAGGCGATCCAGGGCAAGCTAGAGCCGGTTCAGCCCCGCGACATGACCGAGGCCAAGCCCGAGGAGATCGCTCTGATTCCCTCCCCTGCCACCGGCGAGGCTGGCAGCCTCACCCCGCCCCGTGCGTTCAACATGATGTTTGAGACGAACGTGGGAGCGATGCGGGATGCGAGCAGCGTCGCCTATCTCCGGCCCGAAACGGCCCAGGGCATGTTCGTCGACTTCAAGAACGTTGTGGACACGGGTCGCGTCAAACTCCCCTTCGGCATTGCTCAGATCGGAAAGTCGTTCCGCAACGAGATCACCCCGCGCAACTTCATCTTCCGTTCCCGCGAGTTCGAGCAGATGGAGATGGAGTATTTCATCCACGAGGATGCCGATTGGGCGAAATCGCACCAGGACTGGATCGAGTGGTGCCGCCAGTGGCTGATCTCAATTGGCCTGCCCGAGTCGCACCTCTCGCTCTATGCGCACCCGAAGGAGAAACTCGCGTTCTACTCCAAAGGGACCGTGGACATCATGTTCAAGTACCCGTTTGGCGTGCAGGAACTGTGGGGCATCGCGGCTCGCGGAAACTATGACCTGGGACAGCACGCGCAAGCCTCGGGCAAGCCGCAGGAAATCTTTGACGAGGCGACGAAGAAAAAATTCGTCCCCCACGTGATCGAGCCGGCGGTCGGCGTGGATCGAATCTTCCTCGCCGTCCTCTGCTCCGGGTATGCCGAGGAGGACGTGAAGGACGAGAAGGGCAATGTCGAGAAACGCACCGTCCTGCGCCTGAGCCCGCGGATCGCGCCCGTCAAAGTGGCGGTGCTCCCGCTCCTCAAGAACAAGGACGTGCTCACGCAGCGCGCCCAGGCCCTCTACAAGAAGCTGCAGCGCCGCTACGCCGTCTTCTACGACGAATCAGGCGCGATCGGCCGCCGCTATCGCCGCCAGGACGAGATTGGCACCCCGTGGTGCGTCACCATCGACTTCGACACGATCGAAAAGGATGGCACCTTCACGCTTCGCGACCGCGACACCATGCAGCAGCGCCGTGTGAGCGAACAGGAGCTATTTGCGCTGCTGGAAGAGCAGGTCTATTGA
- the nifJ gene encoding pyruvate:ferredoxin (flavodoxin) oxidoreductase: MKLSSKSSLSTIDANEAVASVAYRLTEVFSIYPITPSSPMAEHVEEWSVAKKTNLWGHVPEVVEMQSEAGVAGSVHGALQAGAIATTFTASQGLLLMIPNMYKIAGELTPAVLHVTARTLATHALSIFGDHGDVMACRQCGWVMLVSNSAQEAQDFAAIAHTATLRARVPFLHFFDGFRTSHEVNSVKRLDDGTLASMLDIDALAGFRKRGLTPDAPVLRGTAQNPDVFFQAREAGNRWYDAVPGIVAEQMAKLGELTGRHYGLVEYSGAADAERVVVALGSGAETAAETSDWLNAKGEKTGVVKIRLYRPFPVEAFLDALPKTVRSVAVLDRTKEPGAFGEPLYLDVVAALRHGEVSGKFVPGRIQVAGGRYGLASKEFTPAMVTGVFDELKKDRPRHNFTIGIHDDVTGLSLSYDETIDIEPPGRTRAVFFGLGADGTVGANKNTIKIIGEEAGKYAQGYFVYDSKKSGGFTVSHLRFGETPIRAPYLIRNADFVACHQFHLLDSQPVLDHAAVGATLLLNAPGPLEKLWNRLSRETQEEIVTKRLKVYAIDAGAVARAAGMGGRINTIMQVCFFALSNVLPLEQARASIENAIKKTYAKQGEEVVKKNLLAVESAISALKEMPVPATVDSALHRAPPVPIDAPDFVRNVTGVMLAGRGDSLPVSAFPPDGTWPTGTARYEKRNLAARIPVWDSAACIQCNKCVQVCPHAAIRAKFFPESELKDAPASFRSAPFRSAEFKSSRYTLQVAPEDCTGCELCVHACPVKDKADPKKHAINMASQLPIRETERANFDYFLRLPAVDRTAFKADTPKAVQFLDPLFEFSGACAGCGETPYIKMLTQLFGDRAVIANATGCSSIFGGNLPTTPYTVNKEGRGPAWANSLFEDNAEFGLGLRLGLDRREERARRLVERLAPRFGETLANELLSADQSNDIAIAAQRSRVIQLRGSLSSLQGSDARELEEIADYLVKKSVWILGGDGWAYDIGYGGLDHVIASGRKVNILVMDTEVYSNTGGQCSKATPLGAAARFSMSGKVTAKKDLGLLAMTYGSVYVARIALGAKDAQTLNALREAEAFPGPSLIIAYSHCIAHGFNLADGMEHQKLAVDTGYWPLYRYDPRRADRGENPLQLDSAAPKIDLIELTRNENRYKQLERLSPELVREYEAKAQAGVRQRYAFYQQLAAQNANGTKP, from the coding sequence ATGAAACTGTCTTCCAAGTCCTCACTCTCCACGATCGACGCCAATGAGGCCGTCGCCTCCGTCGCCTACAGGCTGACGGAGGTTTTTTCTATCTACCCCATCACTCCGTCGTCGCCGATGGCCGAACACGTTGAGGAGTGGTCAGTCGCCAAGAAGACGAACCTCTGGGGGCATGTCCCCGAGGTCGTCGAGATGCAATCCGAAGCCGGCGTCGCGGGCTCGGTCCACGGCGCCCTCCAAGCCGGAGCGATCGCCACCACGTTCACCGCCTCGCAGGGCCTCCTGCTGATGATCCCCAACATGTACAAGATCGCCGGCGAGCTCACGCCCGCCGTGTTGCATGTCACCGCCCGCACGCTCGCGACGCATGCGCTCTCGATCTTCGGCGATCATGGCGATGTGATGGCCTGCCGCCAGTGCGGCTGGGTGATGCTCGTTTCGAACTCGGCCCAGGAGGCGCAGGACTTCGCTGCGATTGCCCACACGGCAACGCTCCGCGCACGCGTCCCCTTTCTCCATTTCTTTGACGGCTTTCGAACCTCGCACGAGGTGAACTCGGTCAAGCGTCTCGACGACGGCACGCTGGCCTCGATGCTCGACATCGACGCCTTGGCGGGATTCCGCAAGCGCGGGCTCACTCCCGACGCCCCCGTCCTGCGCGGCACGGCGCAAAATCCCGACGTCTTTTTCCAGGCCCGCGAGGCGGGCAACCGCTGGTATGATGCGGTCCCCGGCATCGTGGCCGAGCAGATGGCCAAGCTGGGCGAGCTGACGGGGCGCCATTACGGGCTCGTGGAGTACAGCGGCGCTGCAGATGCCGAGCGCGTGGTTGTCGCCCTCGGCTCTGGCGCGGAGACTGCAGCCGAAACCTCCGACTGGCTCAATGCCAAGGGTGAGAAGACAGGCGTCGTGAAGATTCGCCTCTATCGTCCGTTCCCGGTCGAAGCATTTCTTGACGCGCTCCCCAAGACGGTGCGCAGCGTCGCCGTTCTTGACCGCACGAAAGAGCCGGGCGCATTTGGAGAACCCTTGTACCTCGACGTCGTCGCGGCGCTCCGACACGGCGAAGTATCGGGCAAGTTTGTCCCTGGCCGGATCCAGGTCGCGGGTGGCCGTTATGGGCTGGCCTCGAAGGAGTTCACCCCGGCGATGGTCACGGGCGTCTTTGACGAGCTGAAGAAGGACAGGCCCCGGCACAATTTCACGATCGGCATCCATGACGATGTCACCGGGCTGTCCCTCTCCTACGACGAAACCATCGACATCGAGCCGCCGGGCCGCACCCGCGCGGTCTTCTTCGGCCTTGGCGCCGACGGCACGGTCGGAGCGAACAAGAACACGATCAAGATCATCGGCGAGGAAGCCGGCAAGTACGCGCAGGGATACTTCGTGTATGATTCGAAGAAGTCCGGCGGCTTCACCGTGTCGCATTTGCGCTTTGGCGAGACCCCGATCCGGGCGCCGTACCTGATTCGCAACGCAGACTTCGTCGCCTGCCACCAGTTTCATTTGCTCGACTCGCAGCCTGTGCTCGATCACGCAGCGGTCGGCGCGACCCTTCTGCTCAATGCTCCCGGTCCCCTGGAGAAATTGTGGAACCGCCTCTCCCGCGAAACGCAGGAGGAGATCGTCACCAAGCGCCTCAAGGTTTACGCGATCGACGCCGGTGCCGTTGCCCGCGCCGCCGGCATGGGCGGTCGCATCAACACCATCATGCAGGTCTGCTTCTTCGCGCTGAGCAACGTGCTGCCGCTCGAGCAGGCCCGGGCGAGCATCGAGAACGCCATCAAGAAGACCTATGCAAAGCAGGGCGAGGAGGTGGTGAAGAAGAATCTTCTCGCCGTGGAATCGGCAATCAGCGCCCTCAAGGAAATGCCAGTCCCGGCGACGGTGGACTCGGCGCTCCACCGCGCTCCCCCGGTTCCGATCGACGCTCCGGATTTCGTTCGCAATGTCACGGGAGTGATGCTCGCCGGTCGCGGCGATTCGCTGCCTGTGTCGGCGTTCCCGCCTGATGGCACCTGGCCCACCGGCACCGCACGCTACGAAAAGCGCAACCTCGCCGCACGCATCCCGGTCTGGGATTCGGCTGCCTGTATCCAGTGCAACAAGTGCGTGCAGGTCTGCCCCCACGCCGCCATCCGTGCGAAGTTCTTCCCCGAGTCAGAACTCAAGGATGCCCCGGCGAGCTTCCGCTCCGCTCCCTTCCGATCGGCTGAGTTCAAATCGAGCCGTTATACGCTCCAGGTGGCTCCCGAGGATTGCACGGGTTGCGAACTTTGCGTGCATGCCTGTCCCGTCAAGGACAAGGCCGATCCCAAGAAGCACGCCATCAACATGGCGTCACAGCTTCCCATCCGCGAGACCGAGCGCGCCAACTTCGACTACTTCCTGCGACTCCCCGCAGTCGACCGCACCGCATTCAAGGCGGATACGCCGAAGGCCGTTCAGTTCCTCGACCCGCTGTTCGAATTCTCCGGTGCTTGTGCTGGCTGCGGCGAGACGCCGTACATCAAGATGCTCACGCAGCTCTTCGGTGACCGCGCCGTCATCGCGAATGCAACGGGGTGCTCCTCGATCTTTGGTGGCAACCTCCCGACGACACCCTACACGGTGAACAAGGAAGGCCGCGGCCCTGCCTGGGCAAACTCGCTCTTCGAGGACAACGCCGAGTTCGGCCTGGGTCTCCGGCTTGGCTTGGACCGCCGCGAGGAGCGTGCTCGCCGACTGGTTGAGCGCCTGGCGCCCCGTTTCGGTGAAACGCTCGCAAACGAGCTCCTGTCCGCGGACCAGTCCAACGACATCGCGATCGCCGCGCAGCGTTCACGGGTCATCCAGCTCCGCGGTTCGCTTTCGTCCCTGCAGGGCTCCGATGCCCGTGAACTCGAGGAAATCGCCGATTACCTCGTAAAGAAGTCGGTGTGGATCCTCGGTGGCGACGGCTGGGCTTATGACATCGGCTACGGCGGCCTCGACCACGTCATCGCCTCCGGTCGCAAGGTGAACATCCTCGTGATGGACACCGAGGTGTACTCCAATACCGGCGGCCAGTGCTCCAAAGCCACGCCATTGGGCGCGGCCGCCCGCTTCAGCATGTCAGGCAAGGTGACCGCGAAGAAAGACCTGGGTCTCCTCGCGATGACCTACGGTTCGGTCTACGTGGCCCGAATCGCACTCGGTGCCAAGGATGCGCAGACCCTCAACGCGCTGCGCGAAGCGGAAGCATTCCCTGGCCCCTCGCTGATCATCGCGTACTCTCATTGCATCGCCCACGGGTTCAACCTCGCGGACGGCATGGAGCACCAGAAGCTCGCGGTCGACACCGGCTATTGGCCGCTGTATCGCTACGACCCCCGTCGCGCCGATCGCGGTGAGAATCCGCTGCAGCTTGATTCGGCGGCACCAAAGATCGACTTGATCGAGCTGACTCGAAACGAAAACCGCTACAAGCAGCTCGAGCGACTCTCGCCTGAACTCGTCCGTGAGTACGAGGCGAAAGCACAGGCCGGTGTCCGTCAGCGCTACGCGTTCTATCAGCAGCTTGCTGCGCAGAACGCCAACGGCACCAAGCCCTGA